From a single Brassica napus cultivar Da-Ae chromosome C9, Da-Ae, whole genome shotgun sequence genomic region:
- the LOC111212609 gene encoding alternative NAD(P)H-ubiquinone oxidoreductase C1, chloroplastic/mitochondrial — translation MALLSAVSSLLPFSYGATRLSSKASLASTTSGFNLSSLRNSPRNSLRLYVSRAIASNGGYAEVSENETPPPRTYTWPDNKRPRVCILGGGFGGLYTALRLESLVWPDDKKPQVVLVDQSERFVFKPMLYELLSGEVDVWEIAPRFSDLLTNTGIQFLRDRVKTLLPCDGLGVNGSQSSVTGGTVLLESGFNIEYDWLVLALGAEPKLDLVPGAMEFALPFYTLNDAIRVNEKLSKLERRNFKNGSAIKVAVVGCGYGGVELAATISERLQDRGTVQAINVSKSILTSAPDGNREAAMKVLTSRKVQLLLGYLVRCIKRASGSEEEDGGGGYVLELEPTEKGVESQVIEADMVLWTVGTKPLLTELEQPSGGPSVLPLNVRGQAETDETLRVKGHPRIFALGDSSSLRDSNGKLLPTTAQVAFQEADFTGWNIWAAINNRPLLPFRFQNLGEMMTLGRYDAAISPSFIEGLTLDGPVGHAARKLAYLIRLPTDEHRFKVGVSWFAKSAVESVALLQSNLAKVFSSS, via the exons ATGGCCCTTCTCTCAGCCGTATCTTCTCTCTTACCTTTCTCTT ATGGGGCAACGAGACTAAGCAGTAAAGCCTCTTTAGCTTCTACAACATCTGGATTCAACCTCTCTTCTCTTAGGAACTCACCGAGAAACTCCCTTCGCTTGTATGTCTCGAGGGCCATCGCAAGCAATGGTGGATACGCAGAGGTTTCTGAGAATGAAACGCCTCCTCCAAGGACTTACACATGGCCTGATAACAAG AGGCCAAGAGTTTGCATTCTAGGCGGCGGGTTTGGAGGATTGTACACAGCTTTGAGACTTGAATCTCTTGTATGGCCCGACGACAAGAAACCTCag GTGGTTTTGGTTGACCAGTCTGAACGTTTTGTGTTCAAGCCAATGTTGTATGAGCTTCTCTCTGGAG AAGTTGATGTGTGGGAGATTGCTCCTCGTTTCTCGGATTTGCTTACAAACACAGGAATCCAGTTTCTCCGTGATAGAGTCAAAACGCTGCTTCCTTGTGACGGTTTAGGAGTCAATGGCTCTCAAAGTTCCGTTACTGGTGGAACCGTCTTGCTCGAAAGCGGTTTCAACATTGAATACGATTG GCTCGTTCTTGCTCTTGGCGCTGAACCTAAGCTCGATCTTGTTCCCGGCGCAATGGAGTTTGCTTTACCGTTTTACACTCTTAACGATGCTATT AGGGTGAACGAGAAGCTGAGCAAATTGGAGAGGAGGAACTTCAAAAACGGCTCTGCCATTAAAGTAGCTGTCGTTGGGTGCGGTTACGGAGGAGTTGAGTTAGCTGCAACCATCTCAGAGAGACTGCAAGACCGCGGAACAGTGCAAGCCATCAACGTGTCCAAGAGTATATTAACATCAGCCCCTGATGGGAACAGAGAGGCAGCTATGAAGGTTCTTACGTCGAGAAAAGTTCAGTTACTCTTGGGTTATCTTGTTCGTTGCATAAAGAGAGCAAGCggttcagaagaagaagatggaggaggAGGGTATGTGTTAGAGCTTGAGCCTACAGAGAAAGGAGTAGAGAGTCAAGTTATAGAAGCGGATATGGTGTTATGGACGGTAGGGACTAAGCCTTTGCTTACAGAACTAGAACAACCTTCAGGAGGTCCCAGTGTCCTTCCTTTGAACGTTAGAGGACAAGCGGAAACAGACGAGACGCTCCGTGTCAAGGGACATCCTCGGATATTCGCGTTAGGGGACTCTTCTTCCTTGAGAGACTCAAACGGAAAGCTTCTTCCTACAACAGCTCAGGTTGCTTTTCAAGAAGCAGACTTCACTGGTTGGAATATTTGGGCTGCCATTAACAACCGCCCTTTGTTACCATTCAg GTTTCAGAACTTAGGTGAGATGATGACTCTGGGAAGATATGATGCTGCTATTTCGCCGAGTTTCATTGAAGGGCTTACACTTGACGGTCCGGTTGGTCACGCGGCTAGAAAGCTGGCGTATTTGATCAGACTACCAACTGATGAACACCGGTTTAAAGTAGGAGTCAGCTGGTTTGCTAAATCTGCTGTTGAGTCGGTTGCTTTGCTTCAGAGCAATCTTGCCAAGGTCTTTTCTAGTTCTTGA
- the LOC111212610 gene encoding probable E3 ubiquitin-protein ligase ARI16 translates to MESSAAQRLYSVLTRTEVRDKMMKEIVQISEVFSLSQSDATVALIRLGWDSFKASDLLGDNKEKFLSKLGLVQVSGSKRGDGDNNNLVSTPLCSHKFCSDCWRDHLTQSLKKEEMVMSCLSQDCVASVGPDTIEKLEEPVKEMYERYVLGSFMDSNGIKWCPSKGCEYAIERHEDGDDDDEEASDFGVVCLCGHTFCWRCKLESHRPVTCNNASLWLNELLDEARTFGLIATKTKPCPHCQSRVEKDSDNNNLRIVTCVCSYAFCWRCLRPEEDHRGGLDHCSEVFVPPPREETDLVHHLTLWEESHKAMEASKTNLKAIERKSVPLLTEGCGLGGLDMGAVREACMLIVQCRLVLKWSGVFGYFITDYHSGKKQYLDHLVEKATANLLKHVKSVDELVEGAVSGGVVAGFRHKMETSTKATGNYFHVFVKTVEDGLCDVKAGVFENVPTDYWFCDRCTFQNDSFEQKCRVCVFPFEGPSPLVALGNNGTAIAHQQQELPNVSSNPFASPQQEAPNTVAFGNTNNTASANMFNNPFASVGGTNLFGSAPLVAFGNSNSGAHQLPAMSNNPFALPAAFGNNSSIGASVHQQQIPNLANNPFASSPGGTFYNPMSPFGSNSIGASAYQPNMANNPFAAYGNNSAHQQQVPTMANNPFARPGGANPFQSPPFVGFGNSNGAHKQEALVKEEPNLENSMESE, encoded by the exons ATGGAATCATCAGCAGCGCAGAGACTCTACTCTGTTCTTACGAGAACAGAAGTTCGCGACAAGATGATGAAAGAGATCGTCCAGATCTCGGAAGTCTTCTCTCTGTCTCAATCCGATGCAACCGTAGCCCTAATCCGTCTAGGTTGGGACTCGTTCAAGGCTTCGGATCTTTTGGGAGACAACAAGGAGAAGTTTCTTTCGAAGCTAGGGTTGGTTCAGGTCTCCGGTTCGAAGCGTGGCGACGGAGATAATAATAATCTTGTCTCCACTCCCTTGTGCTCACACAAGTTTTGCTCTGATTGCTGGAGAGATCATCTCACCCAATCTCTCAAGAAGGAGGAGATGGTGATGTCTTGTCTTAGCCAAGACTGTGTTGCTTCGGTTGGACCGGATACGATCGAGAAGCTCGAGGAGCCGGTTAAGGAGATGTACGAGAGGTACGTTCTTGGATCTTTCATGGACAGCAACGGGATCAAGTGGTGTCCCTCAAAGGGATGCGAGTACGCCATCGAGCGTCATGAGGATGGTGATGATGACGACGAGGAGGCAAGTGATTTCGGCGTGGTGTGTTTGTGCGGTCACACGTTCTGTTGGAGGTGCAAGCTCGAGTCGCACCGGCCGGTGACGTGCAACAACGCTTCCCTTTGGTTGAATGAGCTCTTGGATGAAGCGAGAACGTTTGGATTGATCGCTACGAAGACCAAACCTTGCCCTCATTGCCAGAGCCGTGTGGAGAAGGATAGTGATAATAATAATCTGAGGATCGTTACTTGCGTCTGcag tTACGCCTTCTGTTGGCGGTGCTTGCGACCAGAGGAAGATCACAGAGGAGGACTAGACCATTGTTCTGAAGTCTTTGTTCCTCCACCACGCGAGGAAACGGATCTGGTTCATCACCTGACGCTCTGGGAGGAGAGTCATAAGGCCATGGAGGCATCTAAAACCAATCTCAAAGCCATTGAGAGAAAGAGCGTTCCGTTACTTACCGAGGGATGCGGTCTGGGGGGGTTAGACATGGGGGCTGTGAGAGAAGCGTGTATGCTTATCGTTCAGTGCAGACTCGTGTTGAAGTGGAGCGGTGTGTTTGGTTACTTCATAACCGATTACCATAGCGGGAAGAAGCAGTACCTGGACCACCTTGTGGAGAAAGCTACCGCGAATCTTCTGAAGCATGTAAAGAGTGTGGATGAGTTGGTGGAGGGAGCCGTCTCGGGTGGAGTTGTAGCTGGCTTCAGGCATAAGATGGAGACCTCGACGAAAGCGACTGGTAACTACTTTCACGTCTTTGTCAAGACCGTTGAAGATGGTCTGTGCGATGTGAAGGCTGGCGTTTTTGAGAATGTGCCTACCGATTATTGGTTCTGCGACCGTTGTACGTTTCAGAACGACAGCTTTGAGCAGAAGTGCAGGGTTTGCGTTTTCCCTTTCGAGGGTCCTTCTCCTCTTGTGGCTCTTGGCAACAACGGTACTGCGATTGCTCATCAGCAACAAGAGCTCCCAAACGTGTCCAGCAATCCATTTGCATCTCCTCAGCAAGAAGCACCAAACACTGTGGCGTTTGGTAACACCAACAACACTGCAAGTGCTAATATGTTCAATAACCCCTTTGCTAGTGTAGGAGGAACAAACCTTTTTGGTTCTGCTCCACTTGTGGCTTTTGGTAACAGTAACAGCGGTGCTCATCAACTTCCAGCCATGTCCAACAATCCATTTGCTCTCCCTGCGGCTTTTGGTAACAACAGCAGCATTGGTGCAAGTGTTCATCAACAGCAAATCCCAAACTTGGCTAATAATCCATTTGCTAGTAGTCCAGGAGGAACATTTTATAATCCAATGTCTCCTTTTGGTAGCAACAGCATTGGTGCAAGCGCTTATCAACCAAACATGGCGAACAATCCATTTGCTGCTTATGGTAACAACAGTGCTCATCAGCAACAAGTCCCAACCATGGCGAACAATCCATTTGCTCGTCCAGGAGGAGCAAATCCGTTTCAGTCTCCTCCATTTGTGGGTTTCGGTAACAGCAACGGTGCTCATAAGCAAGAAGCCCTCGTCAAGGAGGAACCAAACCTCGAAAATTCGATGGAGAGCGAGTGA
- the LOC111212611 gene encoding uncharacterized protein LOC111212611: protein MSVSKLPLLSHGVQSINFAKEPAALSVLLPCPSRIRLFSPFFTTAIGGSGVVKCRGTRHSRGGEEGLRKESFVEEDDDDERGERKVRCEVDVISWRERRIRGEIWVDSDSQSVWDVLTDYERLADFIPNLVSSGRIPCPHPGRIWLEQRGLQRALYWHIEARVVLDLHECPDSPNGRELHFSMVDGDFKKFEGKWSVKSGIRSVGAVLSYEVNVIPRFNFPAIFLERIIRSDLPVNLRAVARQAEINYKAREKPSIIDALLGRASVPSTPSHGVESESPVTERYAATSSVGSLSHSNELNNNWGVYGKVCKLDKPCTVDEVHLRRFDGLLENGGVHRCAVASITVKAPVCEVWKVLTAYESLPEIVPNLAISKILSRENNKLRILQEGCKGLLYMVLHARAVLDLHETREQEIRFEQVEGDFDSLEGKWIFEQLGNHHTLLKYTVESKMRRDTFLSEAIMEEVIYEDLPSNLCAIRDYIEKRGEKSSETCKVETCHVSEETCYSSRDTSTETVKDSNDCADQTKQRARIPGLQRDIEVLKSEILKFISEHGQEGFMPMRKQLRSHGRVDIEKAITRMGGFRRIAVMMNLSLAYKYRKPKGYWDNLENLQEEIGKFQQSWGMDPSFMPSRKTFERAGRYDIARALEKWGGLHEVSRLLALNVRHPSRQLNSRKDNGGTTQRGESIDGDLNSTLSSKKNKPYVSQDTEKWLYKLKDLDINWVQ from the exons ATGTCCGTGAGCAAGCTTCCACTTCTCTCCCATGGCGTTCAATCCATCAATTTCGCGAAGGAACCAGCGGCTCTGAGTGTGTTGCTCCCATGTCCCTCGCGGATTCGACTATTCTCGCCGTTTTTCACCACCGCGATCGGAGGCTCTGGGGTCGTCAAGTGCCGCGGAACGAGGCATAGTAGAGGAGGTGAGGAGGGTTTGAGGAAAGAGAGTTTCGTGGAGGAAGACGATGACGacgagagaggagagaggaaaGTGAGGTGTGAGGTGGATGTGATCTCGTGGAGGGAGCGGAGGATAAGGGGAGAGATCTGGGTGGATTCTGATTCTCAATCCGTTTGGGATGTTCTCACCGATTACGAGCGCCTTGCTGATTTCATCCCTAATCTCGTTTCTAG CGGAAGGATTCCTTGTCCGCATCCAGGACGTATATGGCTGGAGCAACGAGGCCTTCAAAGAGCGTTATATTGGCATATTGAGGCTCGTGTTGTCCTCGATCTCCATGAGTGTCCAGATTCT CCAAATGGTCGTGAGCTTCACTTCTCTATGGTAGATGGTGATTTCAAAAAGTTCGAGGGAAAGTGGTCTGTGAAATCTGGTATCAG GTCCGTAGGAGCTGTTTTGTCATACGAAGTAAACGTAATCCCAAGATTTAACTTCCCTGCCATCTTCTTAGAGAGGATAATTAGATCCGATCTTCCTGTAAATCTCCGAGCAGTAGCTCGACAGGCTGAGATAAATTATAAAGCTCGCGAAAAGCCGTCGATAATAGATGCTCTGTTGGGTAGAGCTTCTGTACCGTCAACACCTTCTCATGGTGTGGAGTCTGAAAGTCCGGTTACTGAGAGATATGCTGCCACTTCCAGTGTTGGATCACTATCTCATTCAAATGAATTGAACAATAATTGGGGAGTGTATGGAAAAGTCTGCAAGCTTGATAAACCTTGCACCGTTGACGAAGTTCATCTTCGTAGATTTGATGGACTATTG GAAAATGGAGGTGTCCACCGTTGCGCCGTTGCTAGTATAACAGTTAAAGCTCCGGTTTGTGAAGTGTGGAAAGTCTTAACTGCTTATGAGAGCCTCCCAGA GATAGTTCCAAATTTGGCAATCAGCAAGATCTTGTCACGCGAAAACAATAAACTCCGAATACTCCAG GAAGGTTGCAAGGGCCTGCTTTACATGGTGCTTCATGCGAGAGCTGTTCTCGATTTGCATGAGACTCGTGAGCAGGAAATCAGATTCGAGCAGGTTGAAGGAGACTTTGACTCGCTGGAAGGGAAATGGATTTTTGAACAATTAGGAAACCATCACACCCTTCTCAAGTACACCGTGGAGTCCAAAATGCGAAGAGATACATTTCTCTCCGAAGCAATTATGGAAGAG GTTATTTATGAAGATCTTCCGTCAAATCTATGCGCAATCAGAGACTACATCGAGAAAAGAGGAGAGAAATCTTCAGAGACCTGTAAAGTGGAGACATGTCATGTTTCGGAGGAAACATGTTATTCATCTCGTGACACATCAACGGAGACCGTTAAGGACAGTAATGACTGTGCGGACCAAACTAAGCAGAGAGCGAGGATTCCCGGTCTGCAAAGAGACATAGAAGTGTTGAAGTCAGAGATTCTCAAGTTCATATCAGAACATGGGCAAGAAGGATTCATGCCCATGAGAAAGCAGCTCAGGTCACACGGAAGAGTTGACATCGAGAAAGCTATTACAAGAATGGGTGGGTTCAGGAGAATAGCTGTGATGATGAATCTTTCGCTTGCTTACaaataccgaaaaccaaaaGGGTATTGGGACAATCTCGAGAACTTGCAAGAAGAG ATAGGAAAATTTCAGCAGAGTTGGGGAATGGATCCGTCGTTTATGCCGAGCAGGAAAACGTTCGAACGTGCAG GTCGTTATGACATAGCGCGTGCGCTTGAGAAATGGGGAGGATTGCACGAAGTGTCTCGTCTTTTAGCGTTGAACGTGAGACATCCGAGCAGACAGCTGAATTCTCGTAAAGACAATGGTGGCACGACACAGAGAGGTGAATCTATTGATGGCGATTTAAACTCAACGCTTAGTAGTAAGAAAAACAAACCGTATGTCTCTCAAGATACAGAGAAATGGTTGTACAAACTTAAAGATCTTGATATCAATTGGGTTcaataa
- the LOC111212608 gene encoding uncharacterized protein LOC111212608: protein MKPNLNRSDEVVWGLTKNGIYSSKSGYQLLDTLEVLSSPTTLVTPPVEKQLWTAIWKTKTTPKLRHFLWRTLSGALAVKERLRSRGILLDTTCSSCNEAPEDIGHVLFHCRFAQEVWALSSVPMPPSGSWSRSIFLNLHHLISCSRKRNLSPERGLIFPWILWHIWKAINSLCFDHIRLDPAVVMDKSKMDAEIWRNLQTGVKGLANPPVSLNHRAHVWSKPPDSWVKCNVASSLVVCESHSGGARIVRDATGSAMYHSRRAFSRPETILVVDLIALKWSVKAMVSLKVDKVMFEISSGVLRDAFHGRTLLPHVSCLVSEILQCLNRL, encoded by the coding sequence ATGAAGCCGAATTTGAATCGTTCAGATGAAGTTGTTTGGGGTTTAACAAAAAATGGTATCTATTCCTCTAAGAGTGGATATCAGCTGCTCGATACCTTGGAAGTGCTCTCATCTCCGACTACTTTGGTTACTCCCCCAGTTGAAAAGCAGTTGTGGACGGCTATATGGAAGACCAAGACGACTCCAAAGCTGCGTCATTTTCTCTGGCGTACTCTCTCAGGTGCTCTGGCAGTTAAGGAGAGATTGAGGTCCAGGGGCATTCTTCTCGATACAACATGCTCCTCATGTAACGAGGCCCCCGAAGACATTGGTCATGTTCTTTTTCACTGCAGATTTGCTCAGGAGGTGTGGGCATTGTCCTCGGTTCCTATGCCTCCGTCAGGGTCCTGGTCTCGCTCTATTTTCCTGAACCTGCATCATTTGATCTCGTGTAGTAGGAAGAGAAACTTGTCGCCTGAGAGAGGTCTCATATTTCCCTGGATTTTATGGCATATATGGAAGGCTATAAATAGCTTATGTTTTGATCATATCAGATTGGATCCAGCGGTGGTTATGGATAAATCCAAGATGGATGCTGAAATATGGAGGAACTTACAGACAGGTGTGAAAGGTCTGGCTAACCCGCCTGTTAGTCTGAATCATCGGGCTCATGTTTGGTCTAAGCCGCCTGATAGTTGGGTTAAATGTAATGTTGCTTCTTCTTTGGTCGTTTGTGAGAGTCATAGTGGTGGTGCCCGGATAGTCAGAGATGCTACCGGCTCCGCGATGTATCATAGCAGGAGAGCTTTCAGCAGACCAGAAACGATTTTGGTAGTGGATCTCATTGCTTTAAAGTGGTCTGTGAAAGCTATGGTTAGCTTAAAAGTGGATAAAGTGATGTTCGAAATCTCATCTGGTGTCTTGAGAGATGCATTTCACGGGAGAACATTACTACCTCATGTCTCTTGCTTGGTCTCAGAAATCCTTCAATGTCTCAATCGTTTGTGA